A genome region from Bacteroidota bacterium includes the following:
- the priA gene encoding primosomal protein N' gives MPALANVALPVAVDSTFTYQIPPELEQSAVIGVRVVVPFGRKYTTGLIVDLPVSTSLTSLKPIKDVLDASPVVSDELLHLCKWIADYYFAPLGEVLKTSLPHGFSSSSKRMVRLAASATPEQIAEAKRISKQRVRLFELLAQHESVLSSDLQKKTGLKNINTILNELAAAGLIETEEVLPKQKTKLPTKDVVLLDKLDSEQLAAAITGLSKKKKKARQLLEALDWLKQQGTQEIFLTDLLKKSGTTSAAVKEFRTSGLLAVEKREIKTQQSFGTEEQTLAIALNETQQKVLTILRTAMDAGTNKTFLLHGVTGSGKTQVYIEAIRRCLERGKTAIVLVPEISLTPQTARRFKSHFEERVAVVHSNMSANERHEVWQRARRGEYRVIIGPRSAVFAPLQNLGLIVVDEEHEPSYKQFDGVPRYNARDVAVVRGKMDNAVVVLGSATPSAESYFNVLQGKYDLLEMPNRVEQISLPEVLIVDMTEERKREYFAMKEAATEENRVKLREFQQSSFSNLLREKIQDRLNKKEGIILLQNRRGFAPFIECVDCGNTLMCPKCNVTLTYHITRKHLRCHYCGLTKQPPAVCPHCQSIALQQRGAGTQRVEQELAQLFPSAKLLRMDMDTTTRKGSHQRLLEKFGNGEADILLGTQMVAKGLDFARVTLVGVVSADTQMLLPDFRASERTFQLLTQVAGRAGRSTLKGEVVIQTHQPDHYTLKHVIDHDFKKFVEVELEERKELDYPPFSRLALVEFKGKNENNVKAEAERFVKHLRAILGTFTILGPSPAVISKINNQYRWHIIVKNLKSKDPAGTELRYALRKSLADFGRRKSSVKLTVDIDPVGLM, from the coding sequence ATGCCAGCACTTGCCAACGTTGCACTGCCTGTTGCAGTCGATTCGACATTCACGTATCAAATCCCGCCGGAGCTTGAGCAGTCTGCCGTTATCGGCGTCCGCGTCGTTGTGCCGTTCGGCAGAAAGTACACAACGGGATTGATCGTCGATCTTCCGGTTTCAACTTCTCTCACTTCTCTCAAACCTATTAAAGATGTGCTTGATGCATCGCCTGTCGTGTCAGATGAACTTCTGCACTTGTGCAAATGGATTGCCGATTACTATTTCGCCCCTCTCGGTGAAGTGCTGAAGACCTCGCTGCCGCACGGGTTCAGTTCGTCGAGCAAGAGAATGGTAAGACTCGCAGCATCTGCAACGCCCGAACAGATTGCCGAAGCGAAGCGTATCTCGAAGCAGAGAGTACGGCTCTTCGAGCTTCTCGCACAACATGAATCAGTCCTTTCTTCCGATCTCCAAAAGAAAACCGGACTCAAGAACATCAACACCATCCTGAACGAGCTCGCTGCGGCCGGATTGATTGAGACGGAAGAAGTTCTCCCGAAACAGAAAACCAAATTGCCGACGAAGGATGTCGTTCTTCTTGACAAACTTGACTCCGAACAACTTGCGGCAGCAATCACTGGACTCTCCAAGAAAAAGAAGAAGGCCCGCCAACTGCTCGAAGCATTAGACTGGCTGAAACAGCAAGGCACGCAGGAGATTTTCTTGACGGATTTGCTGAAGAAATCGGGCACAACGTCGGCGGCTGTCAAGGAGTTCAGAACGTCGGGACTTCTTGCCGTTGAGAAGAGGGAAATCAAAACGCAACAGTCCTTCGGCACGGAAGAACAGACGCTTGCGATTGCGTTGAACGAAACCCAGCAGAAGGTTCTTACAATTTTGCGGACGGCAATGGATGCCGGTACAAACAAGACGTTCCTTCTGCACGGCGTCACCGGAAGCGGCAAGACGCAAGTGTACATCGAAGCCATCCGGCGTTGTTTGGAAAGAGGAAAAACTGCCATCGTACTTGTGCCGGAAATTTCGCTAACGCCGCAGACGGCGCGGCGGTTCAAGAGTCATTTTGAAGAACGTGTCGCCGTCGTGCACAGCAACATGTCCGCAAACGAGCGGCACGAAGTGTGGCAACGGGCGCGGCGCGGGGAGTATCGCGTCATCATCGGGCCGCGGTCGGCGGTGTTTGCTCCGCTGCAGAATCTCGGCTTGATTGTGGTAGATGAAGAGCATGAGCCGTCGTACAAGCAATTCGACGGCGTGCCCCGGTACAATGCGCGGGATGTTGCCGTTGTGCGGGGGAAAATGGACAATGCCGTCGTCGTTCTCGGCTCGGCAACACCCTCGGCAGAGTCGTATTTCAACGTCCTGCAAGGCAAGTACGACCTGCTTGAAATGCCGAACCGGGTGGAGCAGATTTCCCTACCGGAAGTTCTGATTGTTGACATGACGGAGGAAAGGAAGCGCGAGTACTTCGCAATGAAAGAGGCGGCAACAGAAGAGAATCGTGTGAAGTTGCGCGAATTTCAGCAGTCGTCGTTCTCAAATCTGCTCCGCGAGAAGATTCAGGATCGTCTGAATAAAAAGGAGGGTATCATCCTCCTGCAAAATCGCCGCGGCTTCGCCCCGTTCATTGAATGCGTTGACTGCGGCAATACGTTGATGTGCCCCAAGTGCAACGTCACGCTCACGTACCACATCACCCGCAAGCACCTCCGATGCCATTACTGCGGATTGACGAAACAACCGCCTGCCGTGTGTCCACATTGCCAAAGCATCGCGTTGCAGCAGCGTGGCGCCGGGACGCAACGCGTCGAGCAGGAACTTGCGCAACTCTTCCCTTCCGCAAAATTGCTGCGAATGGATATGGACACAACGACGCGCAAGGGCTCGCATCAGCGGCTGTTGGAGAAATTCGGTAACGGCGAAGCGGACATCCTGCTCGGAACGCAAATGGTTGCAAAGGGGTTGGACTTCGCCCGCGTCACGCTTGTCGGTGTGGTTTCGGCGGACACGCAGATGTTGCTGCCGGACTTCCGTGCCTCCGAGCGGACGTTCCAGCTACTCACGCAAGTCGCCGGCCGCGCCGGACGCAGCACGCTGAAAGGCGAAGTGGTGATTCAAACGCATCAGCCTGATCACTATACGCTCAAGCACGTCATTGACCATGATTTCAAGAAGTTCGTCGAGGTAGAATTGGAAGAAAGGAAAGAACTCGACTACCCGCCGTTTTCCCGCCTCGCACTTGTCGAGTTCAAAGGGAAGAATGAAAACAACGTCAAAGCCGAAGCCGAGCGGTTCGTCAAGCATTTGCGCGCAATCCTCGGAACGTTCACCATCCTCGGCCCGTCGCCTGCCGTCATCAGCAAAATCAACAATCAATACCGCTGGCACATCATCGTGAAGAATCTCAAGTCGAAAGACCCGGCAGGAACCGAGCTGCGTTACGCGTTGCGCAAGTCGCTTGCGGATTTCGGAAGAAGGAAGTCGTCGGTGAAACTGACGGTGGATATTGATCCGGTGGGGTTGATGTAG